Proteins co-encoded in one Streptococcus ruminicola genomic window:
- a CDS encoding CHAP domain-containing protein — MKKRILSAVLVSGVTLGTAAVTVNADDYDTQIAAQDAVISNLTSEQAAAQSKVDAIQSQVSSLQSQQADLEAQNAQLEAESQKLSEEIQALSSKIVARNETLKNQARNAQKNASATSYINTILNSKSVSDAINRVQAIREVVAANKKMLDEQEADKAAIEQKQAENQEAINTVAANKATIEQNQAALATQQAELQAAQLDLSAQLATAEDERANLVAQKEAAEQAAAEAAAAQAAAEAQAAAEAQAQAESVAQAQAAVQNGTATTDTTTDTSAQDSSAAAPAQQASTPAQAAPAQQASTSAQSAPAQTAAKPAASTSSSAAKPSSVTPTANTAGNTYPVGQCTWGVKSLASWVGNYWGNANQWIASAQAAGHSVGTTPQAGAVAVWPYDGGGYGHVAYVTAVQSSTNIQVMEANYAGNSSIGNYRGWFNPTSSTWGGGTVYYIYQ, encoded by the coding sequence ATGAAAAAAAGAATTTTATCAGCTGTTCTTGTCAGTGGTGTGACACTCGGAACAGCGGCCGTAACTGTAAATGCGGACGATTATGATACACAAATTGCTGCACAGGATGCTGTAATCAGCAACCTAACTTCAGAACAAGCTGCAGCTCAAAGTAAAGTTGACGCTATTCAAAGTCAAGTGTCTTCTCTTCAATCACAACAAGCTGATTTGGAAGCACAAAATGCTCAACTTGAAGCTGAATCTCAAAAATTAAGTGAAGAAATTCAAGCTCTTTCAAGCAAAATTGTTGCTCGTAACGAAACTTTGAAAAACCAAGCTCGTAATGCGCAAAAAAATGCTTCAGCTACAAGCTACATCAACACAATCTTGAACTCTAAATCAGTTTCTGATGCTATCAACCGTGTTCAAGCAATTCGTGAAGTAGTTGCTGCAAACAAAAAAATGCTTGATGAACAAGAAGCTGATAAAGCTGCAATTGAACAAAAACAAGCTGAAAACCAAGAAGCTATCAATACAGTAGCTGCTAACAAAGCAACTATCGAACAAAACCAAGCTGCTTTGGCAACACAACAAGCTGAATTGCAAGCTGCTCAATTGGATCTTTCTGCTCAATTGGCAACTGCTGAAGATGAACGTGCTAACCTTGTAGCTCAAAAAGAAGCTGCTGAACAAGCCGCTGCTGAAGCTGCTGCAGCACAAGCTGCTGCCGAAGCACAAGCTGCTGCCGAAGCACAAGCACAAGCTGAATCTGTAGCACAAGCACAAGCTGCTGTTCAAAATGGTACAGCAACAACTGATACAACTACAGATACTTCAGCTCAAGATTCATCTGCTGCAGCACCAGCGCAACAAGCTTCAACTCCAGCTCAAGCAGCACCAGCACAACAAGCTTCAACTTCAGCTCAAAGTGCACCAGCACAAACTGCTGCTAAACCAGCTGCTTCAACTTCATCATCAGCTGCTAAACCATCTTCAGTAACACCAACTGCTAACACAGCAGGTAACACTTACCCAGTAGGTCAATGTACTTGGGGTGTTAAATCACTTGCTTCATGGGTTGGTAACTATTGGGGTAATGCTAACCAATGGATTGCTAGCGCACAAGCTGCTGGTCACTCTGTAGGTACTACACCACAAGCTGGTGCAGTAGCTGTATGGCCATACGATGGTGGTGGTTATGGACACGTTGCATACGTAACAGCTGTTCAAAGCTCAACTAACATCCAAGTTATGGAAGCTAACTACGCTGGTAACTCATCAATCGGTAACTACCGTGGATGGTTCAACCCAACTTCATCAACTTGGGGTGGCGGAACTGTCTACTATATCTACCAATAA